A genome region from Melospiza melodia melodia isolate bMelMel2 chromosome 26, bMelMel2.pri, whole genome shotgun sequence includes the following:
- the LOC134429820 gene encoding probable glutamate receptor, giving the protein MDKSLHITICVLTALLLLRESSQAGAGRNDDAMSKGMDPRGTGEGLPTLTVTTILEDPYVMVRGAELEGYCMELLAALAGMLRFQYRVRVVGDGQYGAVAAGGNWSGMIGEILRREADIAVAPLTVTSAREEVVSFTTPFLQTGIGILLRKDTASQDMSFFHFLSPFSKETWTALLFAYLLTCFCLFLVARLSPCEWNEPKNEENHFTFLNSLCFGAGALALQGATPRPQALSVRVIAVVWWLFTLALLAAYIANFTALLSSGSEQLPIQTFEDLVKQRNLEFGTLEGSSTFYYFKNSKNPIHQMIYEYMEKRREHVLVKTYQEAVQRVMDSNYAFIGESISQDLAAARHCNLIRAPEVIGARGFGIATTQASPWTKPLSIAVLKLRESGDLDYLRNKWWESSCLRQSRERWGPLEPPALGGLFLTLGIGLALGILAALAELSSSSRRAAAHAKKSCCSVFTEEICTRLRIKGAARQSQDAPGKANA; this is encoded by the exons GGCATGGACCCTCGGGGAACAGGAGAGGGACTTCCAACCCTGACTGTCACAACCATCCTG GAGGATCCCTACGTGATGGTGcggggagcagagctggagggaTACTGCATGGAGCTGCTGGCGGCCCTGGCGGGGATGCTGCGCTTCCAGTACCGGGTCAGGGTGGTGGGCGACGGCCAGTACGGGGCCGTGGCGGCCGGGGGCAACTGGAGCGGCATGATCGGCGAGATCCTCCGCAGG GAAGCTGACATTGCAGTGGCTCCCCTGACTGTCACCTCAGCCAGGGAGGAGGTGGTGTCCTTCACCACCCCCTTCCTGCAGACTGGCATCGGGATCCTGCTCCGCAAGGACACGGCCTCGCAGGACATGTCCTTCTTCCACTTCCTGTCCCCTTTCAGCAAGGAGACCTGGACAGCTCTTTTGTTTGCTTACCTGCTCACCTGCTTCTGCCTCTTCCTTGTTGCCAG ACTGAGCCCCTGTGAGTGGAATGAGCCAAAGAATGAAGAGAACCACTTCACCTTCCTGAACAGCCTCTGCTTTGGAGCAGGAGCACTGGCCCTGCAGG GTGCcacccccaggccccaggcactGTCGGTGAGGGTCATTGCTGTGGTCTGGTGGCTCTtcaccctggccctgctggccgcCTACATCGCCAACTTCACGGCCCTGCTGAGCTCCGGCAGCGAGCAGCTCCCCATCCAGACCTTCGAGGACCTGGTCAAGCAGAGGAACCTGGAGTTCGGGACCTTGGAGGGCTCCTCCACCTTCTACTACTTCAAG AACTCCAAGAACCCCATCCACCAGATGATCTACGAGTACATGGAGAAGAGGAGGGAGCACGTGCTGGTCAAGACCTACCAGGAGGCCGTGCAGCGCGTGATGGACTCCAACTACGCCTTCATCGGCGAGTCCATCTCGCAGGACCTGGCGGCCGCGCGCCACTGCAACCTCATCAGGGCCCCCGAGGTCATCGGGGCCCGTGGCTTTGGCATTGCCACTACCCAGG CATCCCCCTGGACCAAGCCCCTGTCCATCGCCGTGCTCAAGCTGCGCGAGTCGGGCGACCTGGActacctgaggaacaaatggtGGGAGAGCAGCTGCCTGCGCCAGAGCCGGGAGCGCTGGGGGCCCCTGGAGCCGCCGGCCCTGGGGGGGCTCTTCCTCACGCTGGGCATCGGCCTCGCCCTCGGCATCCTCGCCGCCCTGGCCgagctctccagcagcagccgCCGCGCGGCCGCGCACGCCAAG AAAtcttgttgctctgttttcacaGAAGAAATCTGCACTCGTCTACGCATAAAAGGAGCTGCCAGACAAAGCCAGGACGCGCCAGGGAAGGCAAATGCTTGA